A genomic window from Paraburkholderia phytofirmans OLGA172 includes:
- a CDS encoding carbohydrate porin codes for MKFAQTAEPAGQARSLRDSASYVGATRRSRLPSMRRAALCTAFAWASLTAGAAMAEANPDATPEAPEADLNIQATQTNQWTGFWNRPTMLGDIGGLRPWLGKYGVTFALTETSEVLANVRGGLSRGADYDGLTTATVQMDTQKAFGLPGGLFNVSALQIHGANLSANKLGTLNTASGIEADDTTRLWELWYQQSFLNKRIDVKIGQQSIDQEFITSTNSALFVNTMFGWPALPSYDMPSGGPAYPLADLGVRVRGQITPSLTALAGVFDGDPLGNNPNNKSGTNFNLHNSTLFIGELQYAINQPADGEMVGAGGGGLPGTYKLGVWYNNGSFADQRFDNTGLSLANPASTGVAQNHHGDYSFYAVADQMIWRPDPDEPRSLNVFARVMGAPGDRNLVSVAANLGVVLKAPFAGRDNDSAGIALTYIKIGNHTNGLDQDNLAFSGGPYGVRTSETTLEATYQYQVNPWWQLQADAQYTFNAGAGQNPSDPTQPLRNTFVVGVRTNITF; via the coding sequence ATGAAGTTCGCCCAAACAGCTGAACCCGCCGGCCAGGCGCGTTCGCTTCGCGACTCCGCTTCGTACGTCGGCGCCACGCGCCGTTCGCGTTTGCCGTCGATGCGGCGCGCCGCGCTCTGCACGGCATTTGCCTGGGCCTCGTTGACCGCCGGCGCAGCCATGGCCGAAGCCAATCCCGATGCCACACCCGAAGCGCCGGAAGCCGACCTGAACATCCAGGCGACGCAAACGAACCAATGGACCGGCTTCTGGAATCGGCCGACGATGCTCGGCGACATCGGCGGCCTGCGCCCCTGGCTCGGCAAATACGGCGTGACGTTCGCGCTCACCGAAACCAGCGAAGTGCTCGCCAACGTCCGCGGCGGCCTCTCGCGCGGCGCGGACTACGACGGCCTGACGACCGCGACCGTGCAGATGGATACGCAAAAGGCGTTCGGTCTACCGGGCGGCCTGTTCAACGTCAGCGCCTTGCAGATCCACGGCGCCAACCTCAGCGCCAACAAGCTGGGCACGCTGAATACGGCGAGCGGCATCGAAGCCGATGACACGACCCGCCTGTGGGAACTGTGGTACCAGCAGTCGTTCCTGAACAAGCGCATCGACGTCAAGATCGGGCAGCAAAGTATCGACCAGGAATTCATCACCAGCACGAATTCGGCACTGTTCGTGAATACGATGTTCGGCTGGCCGGCCCTGCCGTCCTACGACATGCCGTCCGGCGGCCCCGCTTATCCGCTGGCCGACCTCGGCGTGCGCGTGCGCGGGCAGATCACGCCCTCGTTGACGGCACTCGCCGGCGTCTTCGATGGCGACCCGCTCGGCAACAACCCGAACAACAAGAGCGGCACCAACTTCAACCTGCATAACAGCACGCTGTTCATCGGCGAGTTGCAGTACGCGATCAACCAGCCGGCCGACGGCGAAATGGTCGGTGCGGGTGGCGGCGGTTTGCCGGGCACGTACAAGCTTGGCGTCTGGTACAACAACGGCAGCTTCGCCGATCAGCGCTTTGACAACACAGGCCTCTCGCTTGCGAACCCGGCGAGCACCGGTGTTGCGCAGAATCATCATGGCGACTACAGCTTCTACGCGGTCGCCGACCAGATGATCTGGCGCCCGGATCCGGACGAGCCGCGCAGCCTGAACGTCTTCGCGCGTGTGATGGGCGCGCCGGGCGACCGCAACCTGGTGAGCGTCGCCGCCAACCTGGGCGTCGTGCTGAAAGCCCCGTTCGCCGGCCGCGACAACGACAGCGCCGGCATCGCGCTTACCTACATCAAGATCGGCAACCACACCAACGGCCTCGATCAGGACAACCTCGCCTTCAGCGGCGGCCCGTACGGCGTGCGCACCAGCGAAACCACGCTCGAAGCGACCTACCAGTACCAGGTCAACCCGTGGTGGCAGTTGCAAGCCGATGCGCAATACACGTTCAATGCCGGCGCAGGCCAGAACCCGAGCGACCCGACGCAGCCGCTGCGCAACACGTTCGTCGTCGGCGTGCGGACCAACATTACGTTCTGA
- a CDS encoding arylamine N-acetyltransferase family protein: MSHIVNLENYFTRIGYQGPRAATLEVLQELHKLHPRSIPFENLSPLTRRAVKLDLESVEHKLITQKRGGYCFEQNALFANVLMQLGFNVTPLLGRVLWGRESDTIPPRTHMVLRVDIKNEAWIADVGFGSMTLTAPLRLMAGTAQSTRLGTFRLADASHGALYLEVQSLDETWARIYRFDLHPVEWIDYETSNWYTSTAPDSVFLNNLIVCRILPESRLTLLNDQLSERAADGRLISERQLKTADELAACLHDQFGLNTGDIDIADVFGRVRSPAAASA; this comes from the coding sequence ATGTCACACATAGTGAATCTGGAAAACTACTTCACCCGCATAGGCTACCAAGGGCCCCGCGCGGCGACGTTGGAGGTACTCCAGGAACTCCACAAGCTGCACCCCAGATCGATCCCCTTCGAGAACCTGAGCCCGCTCACGCGCCGCGCGGTAAAACTCGATCTCGAATCGGTCGAACACAAGCTGATCACGCAAAAGCGCGGCGGCTACTGCTTCGAACAGAACGCACTCTTCGCGAACGTCCTGATGCAGTTAGGCTTCAACGTAACGCCCCTGCTGGGCCGGGTTCTTTGGGGCCGCGAATCCGACACGATCCCGCCGCGCACGCACATGGTCTTGCGTGTCGACATCAAGAACGAAGCATGGATTGCCGACGTCGGTTTCGGCAGCATGACGCTCACAGCACCGCTGCGCCTGATGGCCGGCACCGCGCAGTCCACGCGGCTAGGCACGTTCCGCCTGGCCGATGCATCGCACGGCGCGCTCTACCTCGAAGTGCAATCTCTCGATGAAACCTGGGCCCGCATCTACCGTTTCGACCTGCATCCGGTCGAATGGATCGACTACGAGACCTCGAACTGGTACACCTCGACCGCGCCAGATTCAGTTTTCCTGAACAACCTGATCGTTTGCCGGATCCTGCCGGAATCGCGCCTGACCTTGCTCAACGACCAACTGAGCGAACGCGCGGCAGATGGCCGGCTCATCAGCGAGCGGCAACTCAAGACCGCGGACGAACTCGCGGCCTGCCTGCACGATCAATTCGGTCTGAACACGGGCGACATCGACATTGCGGACGTATTCGGGCGCGTGCGCTCACCCGCGGCGGCTTCCGCCTGA
- a CDS encoding methyltransferase family protein → MITRLILQTAVWLACMGALLFGAAGTLAWPAGWWYLIETGGLSLWVGFWLARHDPGLLAERLAPIVQAQQSRWDRFFMVSVAVMWCAWLVLMGVDAMRYRWSAPLPVWLVSLGSLCIFLCIFMCLIVFRANSYAAPVVKIQASRGHKVIDTGPYAHVRHPMYAAALLLFIGTPLLLGSWWGLACVPLLVIGIGWRAVREERVLAAQLEGYTDYTTRVRYRFVPFIW, encoded by the coding sequence ATGATCACGCGACTCATCCTGCAAACGGCGGTCTGGCTGGCATGCATGGGCGCGCTGCTATTCGGCGCCGCGGGCACGCTCGCGTGGCCTGCGGGGTGGTGGTATCTGATCGAGACTGGCGGACTGAGTTTATGGGTCGGTTTCTGGCTGGCGCGCCACGATCCCGGCCTGCTTGCCGAGCGTCTCGCGCCGATCGTTCAGGCGCAACAAAGCCGCTGGGACCGCTTCTTTATGGTGAGCGTGGCGGTGATGTGGTGCGCCTGGCTCGTCCTGATGGGAGTCGACGCAATGCGCTATCGCTGGTCGGCGCCCTTGCCAGTCTGGCTGGTAAGCCTTGGCTCGCTTTGCATCTTCCTCTGTATTTTCATGTGCCTGATCGTCTTCCGGGCCAATAGCTATGCCGCGCCGGTCGTGAAGATCCAGGCAAGCCGCGGTCATAAAGTCATCGACACCGGCCCGTATGCCCACGTTCGTCATCCGATGTACGCGGCCGCGCTGTTGTTGTTCATCGGCACGCCGTTACTGCTCGGCTCGTGGTGGGGCCTTGCCTGCGTGCCGCTGCTGGTGATCGGTATCGGCTGGCGGGCTGTGCGCGAGGAGCGCGTGCTGGCCGCGCAACTCGAGGGCTATACCGACTACACCACGCGCGTGCGTTATCGCTTCGTGCCGTTCATCTGGTAG
- a CDS encoding transporter substrate-binding domain-containing protein, producing the protein MKRTTLAKALMGAVLGAATIFAAPVQAKDWKTVTIALEGGYAPWNLTLPGGKLGGFEPELVANLCERIKLQCNLVAQDWDGMIPGLQAGKFDVLMDAISITPEREKIIAFSKPYAATPATFAVTDAKVLPKAVPTAGVVKLSGDPKTDQPTVDSLRKQLKGKTIGIQSGTVYTKFINDGFKDIATIRVYKTSPERDLDLANGRIDASFDDVTYYAANIDKKETASIVMAGPKIGGPIWGPGEGLAFRKQDADLKAKFDTAISAALADGTVKKLSTKWFKTDVTP; encoded by the coding sequence ATGAAGCGCACGACGTTAGCAAAAGCATTGATGGGCGCTGTTCTCGGCGCCGCGACGATTTTCGCGGCACCGGTGCAGGCCAAAGACTGGAAGACGGTGACGATCGCGCTGGAAGGCGGTTACGCACCGTGGAACCTGACCTTGCCGGGCGGCAAGCTGGGCGGCTTCGAACCTGAGTTGGTCGCCAATCTGTGCGAGCGCATCAAGTTGCAGTGCAACCTCGTCGCGCAAGACTGGGACGGCATGATTCCCGGTCTGCAAGCCGGCAAGTTCGACGTTCTGATGGACGCGATCTCAATCACGCCGGAGCGCGAAAAGATTATTGCGTTCTCGAAGCCGTACGCCGCCACGCCGGCCACGTTCGCCGTGACCGACGCGAAAGTGCTGCCCAAGGCCGTGCCGACAGCAGGCGTCGTCAAGCTGTCGGGCGATCCTAAAACCGACCAGCCCACCGTCGACTCCTTGCGCAAGCAACTGAAGGGCAAGACCATCGGCATTCAGTCGGGCACGGTCTACACCAAATTCATCAACGACGGTTTCAAGGACATAGCCACGATCCGGGTCTATAAAACCTCGCCTGAGCGCGACCTCGATCTGGCCAACGGCCGTATCGACGCCTCGTTCGACGACGTGACCTACTACGCCGCCAACATCGACAAGAAAGAGACCGCGTCGATCGTCATGGCAGGCCCGAAGATCGGCGGCCCGATCTGGGGTCCGGGTGAAGGCCTCGCGTTCCGCAAGCAGGACGCCGACCTGAAAGCGAAGTTCGATACCGCGATCAGTGCCGCGCTTGCCGACGGGACCGTCAAGAAACTCTCCACCAAATGGTTCAAGACCGACGTCACGCCTTGA
- a CDS encoding ABC transporter permease: protein MALIEMLGFGPEGWGGVLLLAALMTVALTLAALAVGAVFGALVAAAKLSRFRTLRVIGDVYTTVFRGVPELLVIYLFYFGGSTLVTTIGQWFGADGFVGVPPFVVGALAVGMISGAYQAEVYRSAVLAVSRGELEAARSIGMPTLTMARRILIPQVLRFALPGIGNVWQLSLKDSALISVTGLAELLRASQVAAGSTHQYFTFFVVGGALYLLMTSISNRVFNRAEARVGRSFKRNFARN from the coding sequence ATGGCTCTGATAGAGATGCTCGGCTTCGGGCCGGAAGGCTGGGGCGGCGTGTTGCTGCTCGCGGCATTGATGACGGTCGCGCTCACGCTCGCAGCGCTCGCGGTCGGCGCCGTGTTCGGCGCACTGGTCGCGGCGGCCAAGCTGTCGCGGTTTCGCACGCTGCGCGTGATCGGCGATGTGTACACCACCGTGTTTCGCGGCGTGCCTGAACTGCTCGTCATCTATCTGTTCTACTTCGGCGGCTCGACCCTCGTGACCACGATTGGTCAATGGTTTGGCGCGGACGGTTTTGTCGGCGTGCCGCCGTTCGTGGTCGGCGCGCTCGCGGTCGGCATGATTTCCGGTGCGTATCAGGCCGAGGTGTATCGCTCGGCGGTGCTCGCGGTATCGCGCGGCGAACTCGAGGCGGCACGTTCGATCGGTATGCCCACCCTGACCATGGCGCGCCGCATTCTGATTCCGCAAGTGTTGCGTTTCGCCTTGCCGGGCATCGGCAATGTCTGGCAATTGAGCCTGAAAGACTCGGCGCTGATTTCCGTCACGGGGCTGGCCGAATTGCTGCGCGCCAGCCAGGTGGCGGCGGGTTCGACGCATCAGTACTTCACGTTCTTCGTGGTGGGCGGCGCGCTGTATCTGCTGATGACCAGCATCTCGAACCGGGTCTTCAACCGCGCCGAAGCGCGCGTAGGCCGATCCTTCAAGCGCAATTTCGCGCGCAACTGA
- a CDS encoding ABC transporter permease, with protein sequence MHFDFDFLLDTLRQLIAAVPTTLGLFFCSLILGGLLSLVIVTMRVSPHWLPNRFARAYILVFRGSPLLIQMFLVYYGMGQFGVIRESFLWPVLREPYMCAVLSLALCTAGYTAEIIRGGLMAVPVGQIEAGYSIGLSGFALLRRVIGPIALRQCLPAYSTEAVLLVKSTALASLVTVWEVTGVAQQIIQQTYRTTEVFICAALIYLFLNFVIVRLLGFLETRLSRHLRAAPAQSSPSRPVSTTTEARRAAP encoded by the coding sequence ATGCATTTCGACTTCGATTTTCTGCTCGACACGCTGCGGCAACTGATCGCGGCCGTGCCGACCACGCTCGGGCTGTTCTTCTGCTCGTTGATTCTGGGCGGCCTGCTTTCGCTCGTGATCGTCACGATGCGCGTGTCGCCGCACTGGCTGCCGAATCGCTTCGCGCGTGCTTATATTCTCGTGTTCCGGGGCTCGCCGCTGCTGATCCAGATGTTCCTCGTCTACTACGGGATGGGCCAGTTCGGCGTGATTCGCGAGAGCTTCCTGTGGCCGGTGTTGCGCGAGCCGTACATGTGCGCGGTTTTATCCCTGGCGTTGTGCACCGCCGGATATACCGCCGAGATTATCCGCGGTGGCTTGATGGCGGTGCCGGTCGGTCAGATCGAAGCGGGCTATTCGATCGGCTTGTCGGGTTTCGCGCTGCTGCGCCGCGTGATCGGTCCGATTGCGTTGCGCCAGTGTTTGCCCGCGTACTCGACCGAGGCCGTGCTGCTCGTCAAATCCACCGCGCTCGCGAGTCTCGTCACCGTGTGGGAAGTGACCGGCGTCGCACAGCAGATCATTCAGCAAACGTATCGCACCACCGAAGTATTCATCTGCGCCGCGTTGATCTATCTGTTCCTGAATTTCGTCATCGTGCGTTTGCTCGGTTTCCTCGAGACGCGCCTGTCGCGCCATCTGCGTGCGGCGCCCGCGCAGAGCTCGCCGAGCCGGCCGGTTTCAACCACGACCGAAGCACGCCGCGCCGCGCCCTGA
- a CDS encoding ABC transporter ATP-binding protein codes for MNATAPVALSVKNIHKSFGDHHVLKGISLDAHQGDVISILGASGSGKSTFLRCLNLLETPDDGSVSLGGEELKMKRRGDGKLQPSDRRQVDRVRSQLGMVFQNFNLWSHMTVLENLIEGPMRVQKRSRAESIEEAEALLAKVGLSEKRGHYPAHLSGGQQQRVAIARALAMHPKVMLFDEPTSALDPELVGEVLRVMRSLAEEGRTMLVVTHEMGFARHVSNRVMFLHQGQVEADGTPDEVFVECKSDRFRQFVSSHQDRTTN; via the coding sequence ATGAACGCTACGGCACCTGTTGCACTGTCGGTCAAGAACATCCATAAGTCGTTCGGCGACCACCACGTGCTCAAAGGCATTTCGCTCGACGCCCATCAAGGCGACGTGATTTCGATTCTCGGCGCGAGCGGCTCCGGCAAGAGCACGTTCCTGCGCTGCCTGAATCTGCTCGAAACCCCGGACGACGGCTCGGTGTCGCTCGGCGGCGAAGAGCTGAAAATGAAACGGCGCGGCGACGGCAAGCTGCAACCGAGCGACCGCCGTCAGGTGGATCGGGTGCGCTCGCAACTCGGCATGGTGTTTCAGAACTTCAATCTGTGGTCGCATATGACCGTGCTGGAGAATCTGATCGAAGGGCCCATGCGCGTACAGAAGCGCAGCCGTGCCGAATCGATTGAAGAAGCGGAAGCGCTGCTGGCGAAAGTCGGTCTCTCGGAAAAGCGCGGCCACTATCCGGCGCATCTGTCCGGCGGTCAGCAGCAGCGTGTGGCGATCGCGCGTGCTTTGGCGATGCATCCGAAGGTGATGCTGTTCGATGAACCGACCTCGGCGCTCGACCCCGAACTGGTCGGCGAAGTGCTGCGCGTGATGCGTTCGCTCGCCGAAGAGGGCCGCACGATGCTGGTCGTCACGCACGAGATGGGTTTCGCGCGGCATGTATCGAATCGCGTGATGTTCCTGCATCAAGGTCAGGTGGAAGCCGACGGTACGCCGGACGAAGTGTTCGTCGAATGCAAGTCGGACCGTTTCCGCCAATTCGTGTCGAGCCACCAGGATCGCACCACTAACTAA
- a CDS encoding HAL/PAL/TAL family ammonia-lyase, with translation MAVIRSDRPLDWVQVAAIAAGEPLELSADARSRIRAARVLVEQIVERGIRAYGVNTGVGALCDVVVSPSEQRTLSRNILMSHAVGVGAPLGVAETRAIMAAAVNNFAHGHSGIRLEVADRLVALLNADCLPEVPAFGSVGYLSHMAHIALVCIGEGYVHYRGERLKGRDALQLLGLEPLVLEAKEGLSLVNGTPCVTGLAALALARAARLLDWTDVVAAMSFENLRGQLVAFDEDSLALRISPGLNLVGERMRTALADSGILAAVVGQRTQDPLSMRTIPHVHGAARDVLTATADVVNRELASITDNPIVAGTPEDPRVYSQAHAVGASIALAMDSLATAIAQVAAMAERRLDRLVNPLVSGLPAFLAKPGGTCSGFMIAQYTAASLVAQNRRLAMPASLDGGITSGLQEDHLCHATPAALKALEIVDNAGRIVAIELLAAAQAYDLQGVDASRAPHTDALWQRVRRVVPTYRDDRPLADDMTIAFRMIADGVPPPLPNPGNIRPGPDASVSGAGLAALASVTSVTKVAAADKLGADPAANDGRAAVHAG, from the coding sequence ATGGCCGTGATCCGTTCCGATCGTCCTCTCGACTGGGTTCAGGTGGCGGCGATCGCCGCCGGCGAACCGCTCGAGCTTTCCGCCGATGCCCGCTCGCGTATCCGTGCGGCACGCGTGCTTGTCGAACAGATCGTCGAGCGCGGGATTCGCGCGTATGGCGTGAATACCGGCGTCGGCGCGTTGTGCGATGTGGTCGTGTCGCCGTCCGAACAGCGCACGCTGTCGCGCAACATTCTGATGAGCCATGCGGTAGGCGTGGGCGCCCCCCTCGGTGTTGCCGAGACGCGCGCGATCATGGCGGCAGCCGTCAACAATTTTGCACACGGGCATTCCGGGATTCGCCTCGAAGTCGCGGATCGGCTGGTCGCGCTGCTCAATGCCGATTGCCTGCCGGAAGTGCCGGCGTTCGGCTCGGTGGGTTATCTGAGCCATATGGCGCATATCGCGCTTGTCTGTATCGGCGAGGGATACGTGCACTATCGCGGCGAACGCCTCAAAGGGCGTGACGCATTGCAACTGCTCGGCCTCGAACCGCTGGTGCTCGAAGCGAAGGAGGGATTAAGCCTCGTCAACGGCACGCCGTGCGTGACGGGTCTCGCCGCATTGGCCCTGGCGCGTGCCGCCCGTCTGCTGGACTGGACCGACGTGGTCGCCGCAATGAGCTTCGAAAATCTGCGCGGTCAGCTCGTGGCTTTCGATGAAGACTCGCTGGCGCTGCGCATTTCGCCGGGCCTGAACCTGGTCGGCGAACGCATGCGTACGGCACTCGCCGATAGCGGCATTCTCGCCGCGGTGGTCGGCCAGCGCACACAAGACCCGTTGAGCATGCGGACGATTCCGCACGTGCACGGCGCCGCCCGCGACGTGCTCACCGCGACCGCCGACGTGGTCAATCGCGAACTCGCCTCGATTACCGACAACCCGATCGTCGCTGGCACGCCGGAGGACCCACGCGTCTATTCGCAGGCGCATGCGGTGGGGGCGTCGATCGCACTGGCGATGGACAGTCTCGCCACTGCGATCGCACAAGTCGCGGCGATGGCCGAGCGGCGCCTCGACCGCCTCGTCAATCCGCTCGTGAGCGGCTTGCCGGCGTTTCTCGCGAAGCCGGGCGGCACCTGTTCCGGTTTCATGATCGCGCAGTACACGGCGGCCTCGCTGGTTGCACAGAACCGGCGCCTCGCGATGCCCGCGAGTCTCGACGGCGGTATCACGTCCGGCCTGCAGGAAGACCACCTGTGCCATGCCACGCCCGCTGCGCTGAAAGCGCTGGAGATCGTCGACAACGCCGGACGCATTGTCGCGATCGAATTGCTGGCGGCGGCACAAGCCTACGATCTGCAAGGCGTCGATGCATCGCGCGCACCGCACACTGACGCGCTCTGGCAACGTGTACGCCGCGTCGTGCCGACCTATCGCGACGACCGGCCGCTTGCGGACGACATGACGATCGCATTTCGCATGATCGCCGATGGAGTGCCGCCACCGTTGCCAAACCCGGGTAATATTCGGCCCGGGCCGGATGCTTCAGTCAGCGGCGCGGGTCTTGCCGCATTGGCGAGCGTGACAAGCGTGACTAAGGTTGCCGCCGCGGACAAGCTCGGCGCCGACCCGGCGGCCAACGATGGCCGGGCGGCTGTCCACGCGGGTTGA
- the hutC gene encoding histidine utilization repressor, protein MPAYEQIKRYVIRRISEGDWKPGGLIPSETELVKEFGVARMTVSRALRELTTERVLTRVQGSGTFVAPQRYESTVLEIRNIADEIAARGHRHSARVLTLEPSDDPHALEALGLASGPAFHSCIVHSEEGEPIQYEDRYVNPKVFPDYLQQDFIVETPNHYMVRLAPIQRAEFRIYAQKPDAYVRRHLTMDIGEPCLQLWRRTWVGDDVATSVRLWHPASRFHLAGNV, encoded by the coding sequence ATGCCCGCCTATGAGCAGATCAAGCGCTATGTGATCAGGCGCATCAGCGAGGGCGACTGGAAGCCGGGCGGCCTGATCCCATCGGAAACGGAGCTGGTCAAGGAATTCGGCGTCGCGCGCATGACGGTGTCGCGCGCACTGCGCGAACTCACCACCGAACGTGTGCTGACGCGCGTGCAAGGTTCCGGCACGTTTGTCGCGCCACAGCGCTACGAATCGACGGTGCTGGAAATCCGCAATATCGCCGACGAAATCGCCGCGCGCGGCCATCGCCATTCAGCGCGTGTATTGACGCTCGAACCCAGCGACGATCCGCACGCGCTCGAAGCGCTCGGCCTCGCCAGCGGCCCGGCGTTTCATTCGTGCATCGTGCACAGCGAAGAGGGTGAGCCGATTCAGTACGAAGATCGCTACGTCAATCCGAAGGTGTTCCCCGACTACCTGCAACAGGACTTCATCGTCGAGACGCCGAATCACTACATGGTTCGGCTCGCGCCGATCCAGCGCGCGGAGTTTCGCATCTATGCGCAGAAGCCCGACGCGTATGTGCGGCGGCATCTGACGATGGATATCGGCGAGCCCTGCTTGCAGCTATGGCGCCGCACGTGGGTGGGTGACGATGTGGCGACGTCGGTGCGGCTGTGGCATCCGGCATCGCGTTTCCATCTGGCGGGCAACGTGTGA
- the hutC gene encoding histidine utilization repressor, whose amino-acid sequence MKTARVSTDAPAARYEQVKNHIRQIIESGARQAGDRLPSEQDLVAALGVSRMTANRALRELADEGLVTRVSGVGTFVAQTKPQSTLLMIAHIGDEIRSRGHEYSYDTLLSQRETAPVTVSNALGLAPGASVFHVICVHRENGLPVQLEDRYVNPATAPDFLKQDFSATKPSEYLFQTVPAHDVEHIVDAGLPTRAEAELLEIRADEPCLTLMRRTWTSGVAVTFARFVHPGSRYRLGCRFTPDLSQRQG is encoded by the coding sequence ATGAAAACCGCGCGCGTGTCGACCGACGCACCGGCCGCCCGCTACGAACAGGTCAAAAACCATATCCGCCAGATCATCGAATCGGGTGCGCGGCAAGCGGGCGACCGTCTGCCGTCCGAGCAGGACCTGGTCGCGGCACTTGGCGTGTCGCGCATGACGGCGAACCGCGCGCTGCGCGAACTCGCCGATGAAGGCCTCGTCACCCGCGTGTCCGGCGTCGGCACCTTCGTCGCGCAAACCAAGCCGCAATCGACGCTGTTGATGATCGCCCATATCGGCGACGAGATCCGCTCGCGGGGTCACGAATACAGCTACGACACGCTCCTGTCGCAACGCGAAACCGCGCCGGTGACGGTATCGAACGCGTTAGGGCTCGCGCCTGGCGCTTCCGTATTTCATGTGATTTGCGTGCATCGCGAGAATGGTTTGCCGGTGCAGCTCGAAGACCGTTACGTCAATCCGGCAACGGCACCCGATTTCCTGAAGCAGGATTTCTCCGCGACGAAGCCGTCCGAGTATCTGTTCCAGACTGTCCCGGCCCACGACGTCGAGCATATCGTCGACGCGGGCCTGCCGACGCGCGCCGAAGCCGAGTTGCTGGAAATTCGCGCCGACGAGCCATGTCTGACGCTGATGCGCCGCACATGGACGAGCGGCGTTGCGGTCACGTTCGCGCGCTTCGTGCATCCGGGCTCGCGGTACCGTCTGGGTTGCCGGTTCACGCCGGATCTGTCGCAGCGCCAGGGCTAG
- a CDS encoding amino acid ABC transporter ATP-binding protein has product MNAIADMPSSASTAAFDTPAGAPLIEVRDLKKRFGEVEVLRGVDLEIARSEVVCIIGPSGSGKSTLLRCLAALETYDQGDVRIEGELLGYSERNGKRVRASQGEINRVRRNVGMVFQQFNLWPHMTALGNVMEALLRVRHLSRDEARRRANAMLETVGLAHKGDAYPSKLSGGQQQRVAIARALAMEPHIMLFDEPTSALDPELVGEVLQVMKQLARDGMTMAVVTHEMGFAAQVADKVMFIDQGRIAVQGKPREVFHDAGQPRLRQFLQNYFDRNAFWARGPDDIEPR; this is encoded by the coding sequence ATGAACGCCATCGCCGACATGCCCTCCTCCGCGTCCACTGCTGCCTTCGATACGCCAGCCGGCGCGCCACTGATCGAAGTGCGCGACCTGAAGAAACGCTTCGGCGAAGTCGAAGTGCTGCGCGGCGTCGATCTCGAGATCGCCCGCTCCGAAGTGGTCTGCATCATCGGCCCGTCGGGTTCGGGCAAGAGCACGCTGCTGCGCTGCCTCGCCGCGCTCGAAACCTACGATCAGGGCGACGTGCGCATCGAAGGCGAACTGCTCGGCTATAGCGAGCGCAATGGAAAACGCGTGCGAGCGTCGCAAGGCGAGATCAATCGCGTGCGGCGCAACGTCGGCATGGTGTTTCAGCAATTCAATCTGTGGCCGCACATGACGGCGCTCGGCAATGTGATGGAAGCCTTGTTGCGCGTGCGCCATCTGTCGCGTGACGAAGCGCGCCGCCGCGCCAATGCGATGCTGGAAACAGTCGGCCTCGCGCATAAGGGCGATGCCTATCCGTCGAAACTCTCGGGCGGCCAGCAGCAGCGCGTGGCCATTGCACGCGCGCTGGCAATGGAGCCGCACATCATGCTGTTCGACGAGCCGACCTCGGCGCTCGATCCCGAGCTGGTCGGCGAAGTGTTGCAGGTGATGAAGCAGCTTGCGCGCGACGGCATGACGATGGCCGTGGTCACGCACGAAATGGGCTTTGCCGCGCAGGTCGCCGACAAGGTCATGTTCATCGACCAGGGGCGCATCGCCGTGCAAGGCAAGCCGCGCGAAGTCTTTCACGATGCGGGGCAGCCGCGTTTGCGGCAGTTCCTGCAAAACTATTTCGACCGCAATGCGTTCTGGGCGCGCGGTCCTGACGATATAGAGCCGCGATGA